The Neptunomonas concharum genomic interval AATACACACCAAAGCGCCCATCGGTAAAACGGCTCGCCACACCAATATGGGTAAAGGCAGCCATCACCGGCGTTGAGCCAGGCCCAGACACCCGTTCATCAGGTGATAACAAACAGAGATTACCCACTTCATCCCGTAGCCGGTCGTTGGTAAGCGACTCAATTGCATACACTAAATCCAGATCTTCGGGGTCGGCGACCGTCTCAAACAAACCGATAGGGGGGAAGTGGCTAGGCACTAAACGATGCAACTGACCCCAATCGGGCAACACCTCAACTGGCAAGCGCATCTTAACCCCTCATGCCATCAAGATAACGGCGCACATCCGAGAGATTAACCAAGCTACCTTTGAGCATTACATTAATCGCCGACTCGCCCCCAAAATCCCGATTAGGCTTAAACGGCCACGCATTAGCTTGCGCCTCGGTTGGGAACAACAACCGCAACGCCTTATAAATCCCCATCACATACGAGATGCGCTCAAGGGTATCCTTAGGCAGCGCAGGAGCATCACCACTACGCCACTTGTAAAACGTAGAACGCGCCGGATCACCCAATAAACACATCTCATCCTGAGCCGACAAACCCCAGCCCCGGGTGATGTTAAAGAACACCTTAAGCGCAGTACTAGAAACACGCTTAGGATCGGCTTCTTGTAAAATTTGAGTGGGTGAGTGCATAGCTGCCGCCTCGTAATATGATAAGTATTAGCGGTTTGATTATAGTCTCTATCTAGATATAAATACAAATATGTTTCTAATGAGATTTTATAGTGTCGTATCTCTACATAACACGTGCTAGGAGCGGCTCTGTTAATGCGATGTAATGTTGAAACTAAGAGAGCTGTGATGGGTATGCTTAGTTCGAGAAGCTAAATTCAGCACGTGGACGTAAGACAGCAACTGTTATATAACCTTAGAGATGTATTGCTCCTTTCTATTTAAATGGGACGCGATCATTTCGTTAGGTGTCACAGCACCACAAAGGATGTATAAAATGACAACTGAAGAAATTATCCATGCATTCAACCTTAATGATGAGCATGTAGAACACCCATTTAGAGTTAGCTTGATAGATGAAAACATAACATGCCCACACTGCAGGGCTGTTAAGGGTTTGGGTGAATTAGTAGATGAAGAGAGAGTAGGGATACAAAAAACTATGAGTCGCATGAAAATTGACTTTGTTGAAGTAAAAAATTTCCGAAAGCTACAGCGCTGTAGAATAGATTTTGATTCCGAAAAAACCCTGTTGGTTGGGGCTAACAATAGCGGCAAAACTTCTGCAATGGTTGCCCTTAGAAAATTTCTCTTATCTCCTGAAGATATTGAAGTCCGTGATGTATCTATCAGTAATTGGACTCACATTGATGGTATTGGAAGTGATTGGGAAAATGGGGAAAACTCAGAAAAAGATCTCAGTGACTTTTTACCTTCCCTCGATGTTTGGCTATATGTTCCTCTTCAGAATATACACCATGTAGTACACATATTACCAAGTGTCGATTGGGATGGCGGAAATATTGGGGTCAGACTTCAATTCGAGTTGAAAAGTTTAGACAAGCTAAAAGAAGATTTTCTAGCGGCCAGAAAAAAAGCTAAAGAGATAGAAACTGGATATAGCCCTGATGAGGATGCCCACGCCAAGCCATCAATTGAGCCAATAAGCCTTGTTGATTTCTTACATACAAAGCTTTCGATCTACACAACATTAAAAGCTTACTCATTAGATACAGCAAAGCTTGTTGGGCCAGACAGTAAAGGGGCAGCCCAAATGCAGCAGCTCGAAGAAGATGCACTTGAGCTTGCAAGTAACCCTTTCAAAGGATTGATTAACATACGTGAGATACCCGCACTTAGGGATTTTTCTGATGGTAAAAGTGCCTATGCCGATGGTAAACCTGCAAAGAGCGAAAGAATGACAGGTACGCTATCTGGTCATATTAGGGGGTACTATGAAAAGCATATCGAGAGCGCCGATAACATTAACCAAGATGACATCAATGCATTTGGGGCCA includes:
- a CDS encoding MbcA/ParS/Xre antitoxin family protein codes for the protein MHSPTQILQEADPKRVSSTALKVFFNITRGWGLSAQDEMCLLGDPARSTFYKWRSGDAPALPKDTLERISYVMGIYKALRLLFPTEAQANAWPFKPNRDFGGESAINVMLKGSLVNLSDVRRYLDGMRG